The proteins below come from a single Melitaea cinxia chromosome 9, ilMelCinx1.1, whole genome shotgun sequence genomic window:
- the LOC123656279 gene encoding translation initiation factor IF-2-like: MKVLILCMAFAAVTLSMPVAEEKQEVPIALPSTPEVKSDAIKPTSESQSAVVEEIKADAATEVKSADKPEQVEAKSANAPIDATAEAQPEAKAETVPEVKKENIPVVKNENKPEVSEAALVSSEPEQKPESSPAVEPKPEEKSVQPELKSEPVEAPKPEESSAKIEEIVAPSAKSAIAEEPIDIVSAVKNSAAVADDVVDPAAINPISDSQPIVSAKSAIQDDKKEESSVSESAAVKASNNEEVNNKEEPKTENKPAEIAPVAAVAAEPKSAPVSDDASRVIRDAVEEKKEIETPQAEPKTVVEAVKDEVKPADVQVEPKSAKPAVEAQAPQENVAESPKVEQPSDIAKEVKSAVVPKEKEDKEVVPLAQPVDAVKDVAKPELKSDEAIMNDAPAKEKNSSEESAESPEKNESAEKDSSEESGEKSKENAPKP, translated from the coding sequence ATGAAGGTCTTAATACTTTGTATGGCTTTTGCGGCTGTGACTTTGTCGATGCCAGTTGCCGAAGAAAAACAAGAAGTCCCTATCGCACTCCCTTCTACTCCTGAAGTAAAGTCTGATGCTATTAAGCCTACAAGCGAATCGCAATCTGCTGTTGTAGAAGAAATAAAGGCTGATGCGGCAACAGAAGTGAAAAGTGCTGATAAGCCAGAACAAGTAGAAGCTAAGAGTGCAAATGCACCAATCGATGCCACTGCGGAAGCACAACCAGAAGCTAAGGCTGAAACTGTACCTGAagtaaagaaagaaaatattcctgtagtaaaaaatgaaaataaacctGAAGTAAGCGAAGCAGCACTAGTTAGCTCTGAACCTGAACAGAAACCAGAATCTAGTCCAGCAGTTGAACCTAAACCTGAAGAAAAGAGTGTTCAACCTGAATTAAAATCTGAACCCGTAGAAGCGCCCAAGCCGGAAGAGAGCTCAGCTAAGATCGAAGAGATCGTTGCTCCATCAGCAAAGTCAGCAATTGCTGAGGAGCCAATTGACATTGTCAGTGCTGTGAAAAATTCTGCTGCAGTAGCTGATGATGTAGTTGACCCGGCTGCAATTAATCCTATTTCTGACTCTCAACCCATTGTTTCTGCCAAGAGCGCAATCCAAGATGACAAAAAGGAGGAGTCTTCTGTCTCTGAATCTGCTGCCGTTAAAGCCAGTAATAACGAGGAAGTTAATAATAAGGAAGAaccaaaaacagaaaataaaccAGCAGAAATAGCACCAGTTGCAGCAGTAGCTGCCGAACCAAAATCTGCCCCAGTGTCTGATGATGCTTCCCGAGTAATTCGTGACGCAGTTGAAGAGAAAAAGGAAATTGAAACCCCACAAGCTGAACCAAAAACTGTAGTTGAAGCTGTCAAAGATGAAGTAAAGCCAGCTGATGTGCAAGTTGAACCTAAATCTGCAAAGCCAGCAGTAGAAGCTCAAGCTCCACAAGAAAATGTCGCTGAGTCTCCTAAAGTAGAACAACCAAGTGACATCGCTAAAGAAGTTAAATCTGCCGTAGTACCAAAGGAGAAAGAAGACAAAGAGGTCGTTCCTCTCGCTCAACCCGTAGATGCTGTAAAAGATGTTGCAAAACCTGAACTTAAATCGGATGAAGCAATCATGAATGATGCACCAGCAAAGGAAAAGAACAGTTCTGAGGAGAGCGCTGAAAGTCCAGAAAAAAATGAGAGCGCAGAAAAAGATTCTTCGGAGGAGAGCGGCGAAAAATCAAAGGAAAATGCTCCTAAACCCTAG